One Merismopedia glauca CCAP 1448/3 genomic window carries:
- a CDS encoding HD domain-containing protein: MKTTESPILTNRFEKALIYATNLHQKQVRKGTNIPYVSHLLAVTALVLEDGGDENQAIAALLHDAVEDQGGETTYQEILAKFGEEVAAIVKACTDTDAIPKPPWRERKESYIEHFRHASIAARRVSLADKLHNSRSILSDWYRMGDEIWERFAGKKEGTLWYYRSLIDVSQAIGGFPHLTAELERVVTQLEKLSSLETPFSP, encoded by the coding sequence ATGAAGACAACAGAGAGTCCTATTTTAACTAATCGTTTTGAAAAAGCATTAATTTATGCAACGAATTTGCATCAGAAACAAGTAAGAAAAGGGACGAATATTCCCTATGTTAGTCACCTGCTGGCAGTGACAGCTTTGGTATTAGAAGATGGAGGAGATGAAAACCAAGCGATCGCAGCCCTCCTACATGATGCAGTAGAAGACCAAGGAGGTGAAACAACCTACCAAGAAATCTTAGCTAAATTTGGCGAGGAAGTCGCTGCAATTGTCAAGGCTTGTACTGATACAGATGCTATCCCCAAACCCCCTTGGCGAGAGCGTAAGGAAAGCTACATCGAACATTTTCGCCACGCATCTATCGCTGCTCGTCGAGTTTCTCTAGCCGATAAACTGCATAATTCTCGCTCCATTTTATCTGATTGGTATCGCATGGGAGACGAAATATGGGAGCGATTTGCAGGAAAAAAAGAAGGAACTCTGTGGTATTACCGCTCTTTAATCGATGTGTCTCAAGCCATAGGTGGTTTTCCTCATCTAACTGCTGAATTAGAACGAGTTGTCACTCAATTAGAAAAGTTAAGCTCATTGGAAACTCCCTTTTCCCCTTAA
- a CDS encoding TIGR03985 family CRISPR-associated protein — DFYQPEQFMILRFNPDFARRYIDNSFRHSSFEKIDDFQEVISILKQESEEKYREKLISIAHLSLNHSYYLLRYRQNDNNVIMRLRAWGHNVEVICPWDLRQRMREDLQKTWGLYEND, encoded by the coding sequence TGATTTTTATCAACCAGAGCAATTCATGATTTTGCGGTTTAATCCTGATTTTGCTCGACGATATATTGATAATTCTTTTCGCCATAGTTCTTTTGAAAAAATTGATGATTTTCAAGAAGTTATCAGTATTCTTAAGCAAGAATCAGAGGAAAAGTATCGAGAGAAACTTATCTCCATTGCTCATCTGTCTTTGAACCACTCTTATTATCTTCTGCGTTACCGTCAAAATGATAATAATGTGATTATGCGGTTGCGCGCTTGGGGACACAATGTAGAGGTGATTTGTCCTTGGGATTTGCGTCAACGAATGCGAGAAGATTTACAGAAAACTTGGGGATTATATGAGAATGATTGA